The following nucleotide sequence is from Rubrobacter radiotolerans DSM 5868.
CAAGCCACGCCGCCGGGGAACCGGACGAGACCGCAAGGAGCCCTACGACGCCCCCCGCGACCGCCGCGCCGGAGTCCCCAAGCATGATACGCGCTCTTGCGTCAAAGTAAAACAGCGCCGCGAGCCCACCGAGCGACCCGGCGGCCGCGAGCGCCGCCTGAGTGCTCGCGAACGGCAGCAGCAGGAGCGCCGGGAGTCCGGTGAACTTTATCGCCCGCCCCGGCCGCACGTCGAAGAGGTTCCCGAGGTTCGTCCAGCCCGCGAGCACGAACGCCGCCGCAAGCGCAAGGAGGCCGAACCCTGCAACGTAAACCCCGACAGCGAGCGACCCGCCCCCGAGCGCGAGCAGCTTTACGGTCCCGGTCGTGATCCGTCCCTCCCGAACCAGCGCCCCGACGTGCCCCCGAAAACCGCGCGCTCCGGCATCCCCCCATACGTCATCGGCCGCCCCGACGAGCGCAGCGAGCAGCAGGTACCCGCATAAGACCGCTCCCCCATCGGTCGCGAGGTACGCGAGGGCGACGAGCCCCGCCGGAACGAGGCAGAGCCCGGTCGCGGTCGGGATGGGGGTCCCCAGGTAGTTCGCCCGGCGCGGCAGCCGCCCCCCGACAAGCGCGAGCGTCCCGAGGGCGAGCGCGGCCCCCAGAGCGAACAGTGTGGAGAACGAGATCAGCCCCGACCCCCACCGGGGACCGGCGGGCTTCCGTCGGGCCACGGGAGGCGCGCGCCGCGCAGGGCGCGGACAACGTCGCGCCCCTGCCGGGCGCGGTGCGCAAAGCCACGCAAGGTCTTCCCGGTCGCGCGGTGGTTCAGGTCTACGGGGACCTCGACCGGCCGCACTCCGCGGGAGATCAGGTCCAGCGTCATCCCAACCTCGGCTCCGAAGCCCGGCGCTATGCCGGGCAGGGCGAGGGCGTCTCCAAGCGCAACGGCCCGCTGCCCGGAGAGGGGCTCCGCGGCGAGAAACCCGGTCCTCGCGTGTATCCCCCGCCGCGCAAACCGCTTTACGAACCCGAACCCACCGCCCCCGGCGACCGAGGCCGGGAAGGCCGCGATCGCAGCCCGCGCCCCGTCCCCCGCGGCCAGAAGAAGCACCTCAAGCTCCCCCGCCGTCTCCCCGAGGTCCGCATCACAAAACAAAACGACCTCCGTCCCCGGAAACTCCCGCCCGACAAGCGCAAGCCCCGAAAGCATCGCTCCACCCTTCCCCCCGCGACCGTCGGTCCGGACCGTCCGCGCCCCGAAACCCTCCGAAAGCTTTTTGGTATTATCGGTGCTTGCATCGTCTACGACGACGATCTCCTCTACGCCGGGTATGTTCGCGAGGGCCGTGAGGGTGGCGATGATGCGGTCGGCCTCATCCCGGGCGGGCAGGACGACGGTGGTGCGCGGCGTGTCGAGGGGAGGGTTCACGGAGGTTACTCGGGGGGCGGGAAGGGGTCGGAGGCGGTCTCCTTCGTGCCGTAGGAGCCGTCGTCTTCGGAGGCGAGCAGTTCGACGAGGGCGGCGCGACCGGCGGCGGTGTCGACGTTGTCTACGGAGGGGAGGCTCGCGCTCTGGAAGAGCTCGATCTCGGACCTCTCCGCGGCGGAGGACTCGACGGCGACAACGCGAAGGCCCGCATCGAGCCAGAGGTCGAAGACCCCGGCCTTCGCCCCGTTGAGGGCTTCTAGCGTCCCCGGAGGAGCCTCAGGCGGGACCCCGCCGCCCCCTACAAAGACAACGGCCTGCGGCGGCGTATCAGCGTCGCCGGACTCCGAGGCGATGACCTCCGCGAGCGAGAGGTAGTCGAGCTCTACCGGCGTTGTCGCCTCGCCTTCGGCTGAGGTCACCTCCGAGTCCTGCGGAGGCGGAAGCTCCTCGACGCTCGTTACGTTCGCCCCGGCCCCGGCGAGGGCGTCGAGGGCGCTGTCGGTTGTTGCAGGGTCCGTATAGGGACCAGAGACGACCGCGACCTCGAGGCCGAGCAGCCGGTCGGAGATAAGCGACTCCGACATGCCGAGCATGAGCGCCTCGTCCCCTGCGGTGCGCTCCTGGAGGCGGGCGATCTGCTCGTCGCGTTCGGCGATGGCCGCCTGCTGCTCGGAGAAGCGTTCCTCTATGTCCGTTATCTGAGCTTCGAGACCGCTGCTCACCACGCCCTGGTCGGCGACGGCGACCCCAAGGAGGATGCCGATGGCGAGGGCGAGAAAGACGCTTATGAGGGAGATCAAGTGATACCGGAGATCGGGCAAGCTCAGGCCCCCTAGATACCCAGAAGGAGCCGGAGCTTGATTGCAAGAAGGTTGAAGATGTCCCTCATCTGCTGCGAAGAATACACGATGGCCGTTGTCACGATAAGCGCGGCGAGAACGAGCGCGAGCAGCATCACCGGCGAGACGCGCGTCGGGTAGAGCTTCGAGACCCCCTTCGCGTCCACGAGCCGCGGCCCCACCTTCAGGCGCGTCAGAAACGTCGAGGAAGCGCCTTTTCGGCCCTTGTCGAGAAACTCCACGAGCCCGACGTGCGTCCCGACCGCGACGATAAGCTCCGCCTCGCACTGCTCGGCGATAAGGATCGCGATGTCCTCCGAGAGCCCCGGAGCCGGGAGCGTCCGGGCGGACTCCACCCCGGCCTTGCGGACGCGCTCAAGGCCCGGCGCGCTGCCGTCCGGGTAGGCGTGAACGAGAACCCGGCGCGAGGCGCGGATGCCCCGCTCCGAGACCGAGTCCATGTCGCCGAAGAGAAGGTCGGGCTTGAAGTTGTTTTCGAGGAGCGCATCGGCCCCGCCGTCGACCGCGATCACGTACGGCTTCTCGCCCCGGATGTAGGGTCTGAGGGCGACAAGGTCCTGCCGGTAGTCGTAACCCCGCACGACGATGAGGACCTGCCGGCCGCGGATCTCCTTTGCGACCTCCGGAGGCACCTCCAGCGTAGAGAAGAGCAGGTCCCGCTCGACGTGCATGAACTCGACGGTGTTCTTTGCAAAGCTCTCAAGGGCGTCCCCGACCGCCGCCCGGCTCTCGCGCAGCCTGCGCTCGGCCGCCTCCTCCCCGAGGTGCTGGCCGCGAGCAACGAGCTTGCCGCCCTTGAAGAGCTCATCCCCCCGGAGCTCGACCTCGTCTCCCTCGCCGATCCCCTCGAAGGCCGCCTCCCCGACGCCGTCGAGGATGTAGATCCCGGCCCGCGTCAGGATAAACGGCCCCTGGTTCGGGTAGACCCCGGTCGCCGAGCGGGCCGCGTTCACGACCGCCCGGACCCCAGAATCGACGAGCGACTCGGCCGTGACCCGGTCGAGGTTCTCGTGGTGGATGATCGCGACCGTCTCCTCGCTCAGACGCCCGATAAGGTCCTTTGTCTTGCGCCCGACAACGGCCCGCCCCGTGAGCCTGAACCCCTCCGGGACCTCGTCGCCGGTCACCCCTCCGTTGGGCGACAAGCCGTCCCGGCCGTTCTCCCGGCCCACGTTAGCCGCCCCCCACGAGAAGCTCCGAGGCGTGCGCGAGCGAGGCGTCGTCTATCCGGCCGGAGAGCATCCGGGCCAGCTCCCGGCGACGCTCCTCGCCGGAGACGGCGCGGATGCGGGTCGTGGTTCGCCCTTCGGACTCGCCCTTCTCGACAACGACGTGCGCGTCGGCCTCGGAGGCGATCTGAGGCAGGTGCGTGATCGTCAGCACCTGGTTTCTCTTCCCGAGCTCCTTGAGCTTCGCCCCGACGGCCGTCGCGGTCTCGCCGCCGATACCGGCGTCAACCTCGTCGAAGATGTACGTCGCGCCGGGCTCCAGAGCCTCCTGCGCGAGCCTGACCGCAAGCATCACCCGCGAGAGCTCTCCGCCCGAGGCGAAGCGCCTCACCGGAAGCTCGGGCTCGCCGGGGTTCGGCCGGATGACGAACTCGACCCGCTCCGCTCCGAGGGGTCCCGGTCCCTCCGAACTCTTCTCCAGCCGCGCCCGGAAAACCGTGCTCCCGAGGTTCAGCCCCGCGAGGTTCTGCTGCACCCGCTCCGAGAGAATCCGGGCGGCCCGCTCGCGCGCCGCCGTGAGCCTCCGCGTCAGCTCTTCGAGCCGCTCCTCGCCCTCCCGGATGCGGCGTTCGAGGTCGGCGGTCTCCCCCTCGACGTTCTCCGTCCGGGCGAGCCGGGTGCGCG
It contains:
- the steA gene encoding putative cytokinetic ring protein SteA; this encodes MSPNGGVTGDEVPEGFRLTGRAVVGRKTKDLIGRLSEETVAIIHHENLDRVTAESLVDSGVRAVVNAARSATGVYPNQGPFILTRAGIYILDGVGEAAFEGIGEGDEVELRGDELFKGGKLVARGQHLGEEAAERRLRESRAAVGDALESFAKNTVEFMHVERDLLFSTLEVPPEVAKEIRGRQVLIVVRGYDYRQDLVALRPYIRGEKPYVIAVDGGADALLENNFKPDLLFGDMDSVSERGIRASRRVLVHAYPDGSAPGLERVRKAGVESARTLPAPGLSEDIAILIAEQCEAELIVAVGTHVGLVEFLDKGRKGASSTFLTRLKVGPRLVDAKGVSKLYPTRVSPVMLLALVLAALIVTTAIVYSSQQMRDIFNLLAIKLRLLLGI
- a CDS encoding glycosyltransferase family 2 protein, whose translation is MNPPLDTPRTTVVLPARDEADRIIATLTALANIPGVEEIVVVDDASTDNTKKLSEGFGARTVRTDGRGGKGGAMLSGLALVGREFPGTEVVLFCDADLGETAGELEVLLLAAGDGARAAIAAFPASVAGGGGFGFVKRFARRGIHARTGFLAAEPLSGQRAVALGDALALPGIAPGFGAEVGMTLDLISRGVRPVEVPVDLNHRATGKTLRGFAHRARQGRDVVRALRGARLPWPDGSPPVPGGGRG
- a CDS encoding copper transporter; its protein translation is MPDLRYHLISLISVFLALAIGILLGVAVADQGVVSSGLEAQITDIEERFSEQQAAIAERDEQIARLQERTAGDEALMLGMSESLISDRLLGLEVAVVSGPYTDPATTDSALDALAGAGANVTSVEELPPPQDSEVTSAEGEATTPVELDYLSLAEVIASESGDADTPPQAVVFVGGGGVPPEAPPGTLEALNGAKAGVFDLWLDAGLRVVAVESSAAERSEIELFQSASLPSVDNVDTAAGRAALVELLASEDDGSYGTKETASDPFPPPE